Proteins from a genomic interval of Methanofollis formosanus:
- a CDS encoding NosD domain-containing protein, whose protein sequence is MKKKKYDGPVLVLACALILATLCSCAVPAAATDIVPDGKYPIWINESGLYALKGNILTGNVSSDWAIIINASDVVLDGGGYIIDGQALNGSKVENGIGMEGSSAASLSNITLRDITISGFYRDIMYAYVDGGAIEGCRVAMGRQSGLYLYRSKNIVVAGNTIADNFIGFDLYSSNFSTIYNNVFKKNKDDLFYGGNPNTWNVTRRSGPNIIGGPSIGGNYWGRYANATDGNSDGFCDEPYEVYNNGEGVVFYDMLPLFFTIPPTIEPTTEPTAEPTRVSSSDEGDDWADRVSAHGPIPAGGRADFTFRNLPITRVDLSVTSPVGGALVAITPNDLPPDADAPEGRAVLGVYEIVIRYVDDNLDECLVSFEIPENWLAAKGLKPADIVLKYYDDGVWKDLPTELLRLEGGKAYYRAQASGYPYFAIAETRGGAVTPTPVATSAEAEAEDTPVTKTEVGTEVETEAETTAATTAPDAAETTAPQPSPLSCLAAAAACALVVLVMRRD, encoded by the coding sequence ATGAAGAAAAAAAAGTATGATGGACCTGTGCTCGTGCTTGCATGTGCACTGATTCTTGCGACGCTGTGCAGTTGTGCCGTCCCCGCGGCGGCGACCGACATCGTCCCTGACGGAAAGTATCCGATCTGGATCAACGAATCCGGGCTCTACGCCCTGAAAGGAAACATTCTGACCGGAAATGTCTCTTCCGATTGGGCGATCATCATCAATGCCTCGGACGTCGTCCTCGACGGTGGCGGGTATATCATCGACGGTCAAGCGCTCAATGGTTCGAAAGTTGAAAACGGGATCGGGATGGAGGGGAGCAGCGCTGCCTCTCTGAGCAACATCACCCTCAGGGACATTACGATCTCAGGTTTCTATCGCGACATCATGTATGCGTATGTCGATGGAGGGGCGATTGAGGGATGTCGGGTAGCGATGGGCCGTCAATCCGGACTGTACCTCTATCGCTCGAAGAACATCGTCGTCGCGGGCAACACCATCGCTGACAATTTTATCGGTTTTGACCTCTATTCTTCCAATTTCAGCACGATCTACAACAATGTCTTCAAGAAAAACAAGGATGACCTCTTTTATGGGGGCAATCCGAACACCTGGAATGTCACCCGCCGCTCGGGCCCCAACATCATCGGCGGCCCTTCCATTGGTGGAAACTATTGGGGCCGGTACGCGAATGCGACCGATGGGAACAGCGACGGGTTCTGCGACGAGCCCTATGAGGTGTACAATAATGGTGAGGGAGTGGTCTTCTACGACATGCTGCCGCTCTTCTTCACCATCCCCCCGACGATTGAACCTACCACCGAACCAACCGCTGAACCGACCCGGGTCTCTTCGAGTGATGAAGGTGATGACTGGGCTGATCGTGTCAGTGCTCATGGCCCGATCCCTGCAGGCGGTCGGGCGGATTTCACCTTCCGCAATCTCCCGATCACCCGCGTCGACCTCTCGGTGACCTCGCCGGTCGGCGGGGCGCTCGTCGCGATCACCCCGAACGACCTTCCGCCGGATGCCGACGCGCCGGAAGGCAGGGCCGTCCTTGGGGTCTATGAGATCGTGATCAGGTATGTCGACGACAACCTCGATGAATGCCTGGTCTCCTTCGAGATCCCGGAGAACTGGCTTGCAGCGAAGGGGCTGAAGCCAGCAGACATCGTCCTGAAGTACTACGACGACGGGGTGTGGAAGGATCTTCCGACCGAACTCCTCCGTCTTGAGGGCGGGAAAGCATACTACCGTGCACAGGCCTCCGGCTACCCCTACTTTGCGATCGCAGAGACCAGGGGCGGAGCCGTGACCCCGACGCCCGTCGCGACTTCGGCAGAGGCGGAGGCAGAGGACACGCCTGTCACCAAGACTGAGGTTGGGACCGAGGTTGAGACCGAGGCAGAGACAACGGCCGCGACGACGGCACCCGATGCCGCTGAAACGACCGCGCCACAGCCTTCGCCTCTCTCCTGTCTGGCGGCGGCTGCGGCATGTGCTCTCGTCGTCCTCGTGATGCGGCGGGACTAA